One segment of Eschrichtius robustus isolate mEscRob2 chromosome 3, mEscRob2.pri, whole genome shotgun sequence DNA contains the following:
- the MIB2 gene encoding E3 ubiquitin-protein ligase MIB2 isoform X1 gives MEPDPQAGVQVGMRVVRGVDWKWGQQDGGEGGVGTVVELGRHGSPSTPDRTVVVQWDHGTRTNYRAGYQGAHDLLLFDNAQIGVRHPNIICDCCKKHGLRGMRWKCRVCFDYDLCTQCYMQNKHELAHAFERYETAHSRPVTLSPRQGLPRIPLRGIFQGAKVVRGPDWEWGSQDGGEGKPGRVADIRGWDVETGRSVASVTWADGTTNVYRVGHKGKVDLKCVGEAAGGFYYREHLPRLGKPAELQRRVSADGQPFQHGDKVKCLLDADILRDMQEGHGGWNPRMAKCIGQMGTVHRITDRGDVRVQFSHKTRWTFHPGALTKHNSCSVGEVVRVIDDLDTVKRLQAGHGEWTDDMAPALGHIGRVLKVFGDGNLGVLVNGKLWTFSPSCLVAYRPEEDANLDVAERARENKSSLSVVLDKLRAQKSDLEHPGRLVVEVALGNVARALDLLRRHPEQVDTKNHGRTALQVAAYLGQVELVRLLLQARAGADLPDDEGSTALHYAALGNQPEAARVLLSSGCGANTLNGTRSSALHVAVQRGFLEVVRVLCERGCDVNLPDAHADTPLHCAISAGTGASGIVEVLTEVPGIDVTATNSQGFTLLHHASLKGHTLAVRRILARARQLVDAKKEDGFTALHLAALNDHREVAQVLIREGHCDVNVRNRKLQSPLHLAVQQAHVGLVPLLVDAGCSVNAEDEEGDTALHVALQRHQLLPLATDGAGGDPGALQLLSRLQASGLPGSAELTAGAAVACFLALEGADLSYANHRGRSPLDLAAEGRLLKALQGCAQRFRERQAGGGGGAAQGPRLALSAPNTVTNLHVAAPSGPEAAECLVCSELALLVLFSPCQHRTVCEAVRSPAECARRMKKCIRCQAVIGKKLRPDGTEVVSAASAPGPPRQLVEELQSRYRQMEERITCPICIDSHIRLVFQCGHGACAPCGAALSACPICRQPIRDRIQIFV, from the exons ATGGAGCCAGACCCCCAGGCGGGCGTGCAGGTGGGCATGCGCGTGGTGCGCGGCGTGGACTGGAAATGGGGCCAGCAGGACGGCGGCGAGGGCGGCGTGGGCACGGTGGTGGAGCTCGGCCGCCACGGCAGCCCTTCGACCCCCGACCGCACGGTGGTCGTGCAGTGGGACCACGGCACCCGCACCAACTACCGCGCGGGCTACCAGGGCGCGCATGACCTGCTGCTCTTCGACAACGCCCAGATCG GCGTTCGCCACCCCAACATTATCTGCGACTGCTGCAAGAAGCACGGGCTGCGGGGCATGCGCTGGAAGTGCCGCGTCTGCTTCGACTACGATCTCTGCACGCAGTGCTACATGCAGAACAAGCACGAGCTGGCCCACGCCTTCGAGCGCTACGAGACGGCCCACTCGCGCCC GGTCACGCTGAGTCCCCGCCAGGGCCTCCCAAGGATCCCGTTAAGGGGCATCTTCCAGGGAGCGAAGGTGGTTCGGGGCCCCGACTGGGAGTGGGGTTCGCAGGATG gaggggaagggaagccCGGCCGAGTGGCGGACATCCGTGGCTGGGATGTGGAGACGGGCCGGAGCGTGGCCAGCGTGACCTGGGCCGACGGCACTACCAACGTGTACCGCGTGGGCCACAAGGGCAAGGTGGACCTCAAGTGTGTGGGCGAGGCAGCCGGTGGCTTCTACTACAGGGAGCATCTGCCGAGGCTCG GCAAGCCCGCAGAGCTGCAGCGCAGGGTGAGTGCTGATGGCCAGCCCTTCCAGCACGGGGACAAGGTCAAGTGTCTGCTGGATGCGGACATCCTGAGGGACATGCAGGAAGGCCACGGCGGATGGAACCCCCGGATGGCCAAG TGTATCGGACAGATGGGCACCGTACACCGCATCACGGACCGTGGGGACGTGCGTGTGCAGTTCAGCCACAAGACCCGCTGGACCTTCCACCCTGGGGCTCTCACCAAG CACAACTCCTGCTCGGTGGGTGAAGTTGTGCGGGTCATTGACGACCTTGACACGGTGAAGCGGCTGCAGGCTGGGCATGGCGAGTGGACAGATGACATGGCCCCC gcTCTGGGCCACATCGGGAGAGTACTGAAGGTTTTCGGAGATGGGAACCTGGGTGTGCTGGTCAACGGTAAGCTGTGGACCTTCAGCCCCTCCTGCCTGGTGGCCTACCGGCCTGAGGAGGACGCCAACCTGGACGTGGCCGAGCGCGCCCGGGAGAACAAAA gcTCCCTGAGTGTCGTCCTGGACAAGCTTCGAGCCCAGAAGAGTGACCTGGAGCATCCGGGGAGGCTGGTGGTGGAGGTGGCCCTGGGCAACGTGGCCCGGGCTCTGGACCTGCTGCGGCGGCACCCGGAGCAG GTGGACACCAAGAACCATGGCAGGACCGCCCTGCAGGTGGCTGCCTACCTAGGCCAGGTGGAGCTGGTGcggctgctgctgcaggctcgggCGGGCGCGGACCTGCCAGACGACGAGGGCAGCACGGCGCTGCACTACGCGGCGCTGGG GAACCAGCCCGAGGCCGCCCGGGTGCTCCTGAGCTCGGGTTGCGGGGCCAACACTCTTAACGGCACCCGGAGCTCGGCTCTGCACGTGGCCGTGCAGaggggcttcctggaggtggtgaGGGTCCTCTGTGAGCGCGGCTGTGACGTCAACCTGCCC GACGCCCATGCTGACACGCCCCTGCACTGTGCCATCTCGGCGGGCACTGGCGCCAGCGGCATCGTGGAGGTCCTCACTGAGGTGCCGGGCATCGACGTCACTGCCACCAACAGCCAAGGCTTCACCCTGCTGCACCATGCATCCCTCAAAGGCCACACGCT AGCCGTCAGAAGGATTCTGGCGCGGGCCCGGCAGCTGGTGGACGCCAAGAAGGAGGATGGGTTCACAGCGCTGCACCTGGCCGCCCTGAACGACCACAGGGAGGTGGCCCAGGTTCTCATCCGAGAG ggccATTGTGATGTGAATGTTCGCAACCGTAAGCTCCAGTCTCCGCTGCACCTGGCTGTGCAGCAGGCCCATGTGGGGCTGGTGCCGCTGCTGGTGGACGCTGGCTGCAGCGTCAACGCCGAGGACGAAGAGGGGGACACAGCTCTGCATGTGGCACTGCAGCGTCACCAGCTGCTGCCCCTGGCGACTGATGGGGCCGGGGGGGACCCAGGGGCCTTGCAGCTGCTGTCAAGG CTACAGGCCTCGGGCCTTCCGGGCAGCGCGGAGCTGACGGCTGGCGCGGCGGTCGCCTGCTTCTTGGCGCTGGAGGGCGCCGACCTGAGCTACGCCAACCACCGCGGCCGGAGCCCGCTGGACCTGGCAGCTGAGGGCCGCCTGCTCAAAGCCCTGCAGGGCTGTGCCCAGCGCTTCCG GGAGCGGCaggctggcgggggcgggggcgcggcCCAGGGCCCAAGGCTGGCGCTCAGTGCCCCCAACACTGTGACCAACCTGCACGTCGCTGCGCCGTCCGGGCCCGAGGCCGCCGAGTGCCTGGTGTGCTCGGAGCTGGCGCTGTTGGTGCTGTTCTCGCCTTGCCAGCACCGCACGGTGTGTGAGG CCGTGCGATCCCCCGCAGAGTGCGCCCGCAGGATGAAGAAGTGCATCAGGTGCCAGGCGGTCATCGGCAAGAAGCTGCGCCCAG ACGGCACGGAGGTGGTCagcgccgcctccgcccccggcCCACCGCGGCAGCTGGTGGAGGAGCTGCAGAGCCGCTACCGGCAGATGGAGGAGCGCATCACCTGCCCCATCTGCATCGACAGCCACATCCGCCTCGTGTTCCAGTGCGGTCACGGCGCCTGCGCGCCCTGCGGCGCTGCGCTCAGCGCCTGCCCCATCTGCCGCCAGCCCATCCGCGACCGCATCCAGATCTTCGTGTAG
- the MIB2 gene encoding E3 ubiquitin-protein ligase MIB2 isoform X7, protein MEPDPQAGVQVGMRVVRGVDWKWGQQDGGEGGVGTVVELGRHGSPSTPDRTVVVQWDHGTRTNYRAGYQGAHDLLLFDNAQIGVRHPNIICDCCKKHGLRGMRWKCRVCFDYDLCTQCYMQNKHELAHAFERYETAHSRPVTLSPRQGLPRIPLRGIFQGAKVVRGPDWEWGSQDGGEGKPGRVADIRGWDVETGRSVASVTWADGTTNVYRVGHKGKVDLKCVGEAAGGFYYREHLPRLGKPAELQRRVSADGQPFQHGDKVKCLLDADILRDMQEGHGGWNPRMAKCIGQMGTVHRITDRGDVRVQFSHKTRWTFHPGALTKHNSCSVGEVVRVIDDLDTVKRLQAGHGEWTDDMAPALGHIGRVLKVFGDGNLGVLVNGKLWTFSPSCLVAYRPEEDANLDVAERARENKSSLSVVLDKLRAQKSDLEHPGRLVVEVALGNVARALDLLRRHPEQVDTKNHGRTALQVAAYLGQVELVRLLLQARAGADLPDDEGSTALHYAALGNQPEAARVLLSSGCGANTLNGTRSSALHVAVQRGFLEVVRVLCERGCDVNLPDAHADTPLHCAISAGTGASGIVEVLTEVPGIDVTATNSQGFTLLHHASLKGHTLAVRRILARARQLVDAKKEDGFTALHLAALNDHREVAQVLIREGHCDVNVRNRKLQSPLHLAVQQAHVGLVPLLVDAGCSVNAEDEEGDTALHVALQRHQLLPLATDGAGGDPGALQLLSRLQASGLPGSAELTAGAAVACFLALEGADLSYANHRGRSPLDLAAEGRLLKALQGCAQRFRERQAGGGGGAAQGPRLALSAPNTVTNLHVAAPSGPEAAECLVCSELALLVLFSPCQHRTVCEAVRSPAECARRMKKCIRCQAVIGKKLRPASGLHSPCL, encoded by the exons ATGGAGCCAGACCCCCAGGCGGGCGTGCAGGTGGGCATGCGCGTGGTGCGCGGCGTGGACTGGAAATGGGGCCAGCAGGACGGCGGCGAGGGCGGCGTGGGCACGGTGGTGGAGCTCGGCCGCCACGGCAGCCCTTCGACCCCCGACCGCACGGTGGTCGTGCAGTGGGACCACGGCACCCGCACCAACTACCGCGCGGGCTACCAGGGCGCGCATGACCTGCTGCTCTTCGACAACGCCCAGATCG GCGTTCGCCACCCCAACATTATCTGCGACTGCTGCAAGAAGCACGGGCTGCGGGGCATGCGCTGGAAGTGCCGCGTCTGCTTCGACTACGATCTCTGCACGCAGTGCTACATGCAGAACAAGCACGAGCTGGCCCACGCCTTCGAGCGCTACGAGACGGCCCACTCGCGCCC GGTCACGCTGAGTCCCCGCCAGGGCCTCCCAAGGATCCCGTTAAGGGGCATCTTCCAGGGAGCGAAGGTGGTTCGGGGCCCCGACTGGGAGTGGGGTTCGCAGGATG gaggggaagggaagccCGGCCGAGTGGCGGACATCCGTGGCTGGGATGTGGAGACGGGCCGGAGCGTGGCCAGCGTGACCTGGGCCGACGGCACTACCAACGTGTACCGCGTGGGCCACAAGGGCAAGGTGGACCTCAAGTGTGTGGGCGAGGCAGCCGGTGGCTTCTACTACAGGGAGCATCTGCCGAGGCTCG GCAAGCCCGCAGAGCTGCAGCGCAGGGTGAGTGCTGATGGCCAGCCCTTCCAGCACGGGGACAAGGTCAAGTGTCTGCTGGATGCGGACATCCTGAGGGACATGCAGGAAGGCCACGGCGGATGGAACCCCCGGATGGCCAAG TGTATCGGACAGATGGGCACCGTACACCGCATCACGGACCGTGGGGACGTGCGTGTGCAGTTCAGCCACAAGACCCGCTGGACCTTCCACCCTGGGGCTCTCACCAAG CACAACTCCTGCTCGGTGGGTGAAGTTGTGCGGGTCATTGACGACCTTGACACGGTGAAGCGGCTGCAGGCTGGGCATGGCGAGTGGACAGATGACATGGCCCCC gcTCTGGGCCACATCGGGAGAGTACTGAAGGTTTTCGGAGATGGGAACCTGGGTGTGCTGGTCAACGGTAAGCTGTGGACCTTCAGCCCCTCCTGCCTGGTGGCCTACCGGCCTGAGGAGGACGCCAACCTGGACGTGGCCGAGCGCGCCCGGGAGAACAAAA gcTCCCTGAGTGTCGTCCTGGACAAGCTTCGAGCCCAGAAGAGTGACCTGGAGCATCCGGGGAGGCTGGTGGTGGAGGTGGCCCTGGGCAACGTGGCCCGGGCTCTGGACCTGCTGCGGCGGCACCCGGAGCAG GTGGACACCAAGAACCATGGCAGGACCGCCCTGCAGGTGGCTGCCTACCTAGGCCAGGTGGAGCTGGTGcggctgctgctgcaggctcgggCGGGCGCGGACCTGCCAGACGACGAGGGCAGCACGGCGCTGCACTACGCGGCGCTGGG GAACCAGCCCGAGGCCGCCCGGGTGCTCCTGAGCTCGGGTTGCGGGGCCAACACTCTTAACGGCACCCGGAGCTCGGCTCTGCACGTGGCCGTGCAGaggggcttcctggaggtggtgaGGGTCCTCTGTGAGCGCGGCTGTGACGTCAACCTGCCC GACGCCCATGCTGACACGCCCCTGCACTGTGCCATCTCGGCGGGCACTGGCGCCAGCGGCATCGTGGAGGTCCTCACTGAGGTGCCGGGCATCGACGTCACTGCCACCAACAGCCAAGGCTTCACCCTGCTGCACCATGCATCCCTCAAAGGCCACACGCT AGCCGTCAGAAGGATTCTGGCGCGGGCCCGGCAGCTGGTGGACGCCAAGAAGGAGGATGGGTTCACAGCGCTGCACCTGGCCGCCCTGAACGACCACAGGGAGGTGGCCCAGGTTCTCATCCGAGAG ggccATTGTGATGTGAATGTTCGCAACCGTAAGCTCCAGTCTCCGCTGCACCTGGCTGTGCAGCAGGCCCATGTGGGGCTGGTGCCGCTGCTGGTGGACGCTGGCTGCAGCGTCAACGCCGAGGACGAAGAGGGGGACACAGCTCTGCATGTGGCACTGCAGCGTCACCAGCTGCTGCCCCTGGCGACTGATGGGGCCGGGGGGGACCCAGGGGCCTTGCAGCTGCTGTCAAGG CTACAGGCCTCGGGCCTTCCGGGCAGCGCGGAGCTGACGGCTGGCGCGGCGGTCGCCTGCTTCTTGGCGCTGGAGGGCGCCGACCTGAGCTACGCCAACCACCGCGGCCGGAGCCCGCTGGACCTGGCAGCTGAGGGCCGCCTGCTCAAAGCCCTGCAGGGCTGTGCCCAGCGCTTCCG GGAGCGGCaggctggcgggggcgggggcgcggcCCAGGGCCCAAGGCTGGCGCTCAGTGCCCCCAACACTGTGACCAACCTGCACGTCGCTGCGCCGTCCGGGCCCGAGGCCGCCGAGTGCCTGGTGTGCTCGGAGCTGGCGCTGTTGGTGCTGTTCTCGCCTTGCCAGCACCGCACGGTGTGTGAGG CCGTGCGATCCCCCGCAGAGTGCGCCCGCAGGATGAAGAAGTGCATCAGGTGCCAGGCGGTCATCGGCAAGAAGCTGCGCCCAG CCTCGGGCCTCCACAGCCCTTGCCTCTGA
- the MIB2 gene encoding E3 ubiquitin-protein ligase MIB2 isoform X3 — MEPDPQAGVQVGMRVVRGVDWKWGQQDGGEGGVGTVVELGRHGSPSTPDRTVVVQWDHGTRTNYRAGYQGAHDLLLFDNAQIGVRHPNIICDCCKKHGLRGMRWKCRVCFDYDLCTQCYMQNKHELAHAFERYETAHSRPVTLSPRQGLPRIPLRGIFQGAKVVRGPDWEWGSQDGGEGKPGRVADIRGWDVETGRSVASVTWADGTTNVYRVGHKGKVDLKCVGEAAGGFYYREHLPRLGKPAELQRRVSADGQPFQHGDKVKCLLDADILRDMQEGHGGWNPRMAKCIGQMGTVHRITDRGDVRVQFSHKTRWTFHPGALTKHNSCSVGEVVRVIDDLDTVKRLQAGHGEWTDDMAPALGHIGRVLKVFGDGNLGVLVNGKLWTFSPSCLVAYRPEEDANLDVAERARENKSSLSVVLDKLRAQKSDLEHPGRLVVEVALGNVARALDLLRRHPEQVDTKNHGRTALQVAAYLGQVELVRLLLQARAGADLPDDEGSTALHYAALGNQPEAARVLLSSGCGANTLNGTRSSALHVAVQRGFLEVVRVLCERGCDVNLPDAHADTPLHCAISAGTGASGIVEVLTEVPGIDVTATNSQGFTLLHHASLKGHTLAVRRILARARQLVDAKKEDGFTALHLAALNDHREVAQVLIREGHCDVNVRNRKLQSPLHLAVQQAHVGLVPLLVDAGCSVNAEDEEGDTALHVALQRHQLLPLATDGAGGDPGALQLLSRLQASGLPGSAELTAGAAVACFLALEGADLSYANHRGRSPLDLAAEGRLLKALQGCAQRFRERQAGGGGGAAQGPRLALSAPNTVTNLHVAAPSGPEAAECLVCSELALLVLFSPCQHRTVCEECARRMKKCIRCQAVIGKKLRPDGTEVVSAASAPGPPRQLVEELQSRYRQMEERITCPICIDSHIRLVFQCGHGACAPCGAALSACPICRQPIRDRIQIFV; from the exons ATGGAGCCAGACCCCCAGGCGGGCGTGCAGGTGGGCATGCGCGTGGTGCGCGGCGTGGACTGGAAATGGGGCCAGCAGGACGGCGGCGAGGGCGGCGTGGGCACGGTGGTGGAGCTCGGCCGCCACGGCAGCCCTTCGACCCCCGACCGCACGGTGGTCGTGCAGTGGGACCACGGCACCCGCACCAACTACCGCGCGGGCTACCAGGGCGCGCATGACCTGCTGCTCTTCGACAACGCCCAGATCG GCGTTCGCCACCCCAACATTATCTGCGACTGCTGCAAGAAGCACGGGCTGCGGGGCATGCGCTGGAAGTGCCGCGTCTGCTTCGACTACGATCTCTGCACGCAGTGCTACATGCAGAACAAGCACGAGCTGGCCCACGCCTTCGAGCGCTACGAGACGGCCCACTCGCGCCC GGTCACGCTGAGTCCCCGCCAGGGCCTCCCAAGGATCCCGTTAAGGGGCATCTTCCAGGGAGCGAAGGTGGTTCGGGGCCCCGACTGGGAGTGGGGTTCGCAGGATG gaggggaagggaagccCGGCCGAGTGGCGGACATCCGTGGCTGGGATGTGGAGACGGGCCGGAGCGTGGCCAGCGTGACCTGGGCCGACGGCACTACCAACGTGTACCGCGTGGGCCACAAGGGCAAGGTGGACCTCAAGTGTGTGGGCGAGGCAGCCGGTGGCTTCTACTACAGGGAGCATCTGCCGAGGCTCG GCAAGCCCGCAGAGCTGCAGCGCAGGGTGAGTGCTGATGGCCAGCCCTTCCAGCACGGGGACAAGGTCAAGTGTCTGCTGGATGCGGACATCCTGAGGGACATGCAGGAAGGCCACGGCGGATGGAACCCCCGGATGGCCAAG TGTATCGGACAGATGGGCACCGTACACCGCATCACGGACCGTGGGGACGTGCGTGTGCAGTTCAGCCACAAGACCCGCTGGACCTTCCACCCTGGGGCTCTCACCAAG CACAACTCCTGCTCGGTGGGTGAAGTTGTGCGGGTCATTGACGACCTTGACACGGTGAAGCGGCTGCAGGCTGGGCATGGCGAGTGGACAGATGACATGGCCCCC gcTCTGGGCCACATCGGGAGAGTACTGAAGGTTTTCGGAGATGGGAACCTGGGTGTGCTGGTCAACGGTAAGCTGTGGACCTTCAGCCCCTCCTGCCTGGTGGCCTACCGGCCTGAGGAGGACGCCAACCTGGACGTGGCCGAGCGCGCCCGGGAGAACAAAA gcTCCCTGAGTGTCGTCCTGGACAAGCTTCGAGCCCAGAAGAGTGACCTGGAGCATCCGGGGAGGCTGGTGGTGGAGGTGGCCCTGGGCAACGTGGCCCGGGCTCTGGACCTGCTGCGGCGGCACCCGGAGCAG GTGGACACCAAGAACCATGGCAGGACCGCCCTGCAGGTGGCTGCCTACCTAGGCCAGGTGGAGCTGGTGcggctgctgctgcaggctcgggCGGGCGCGGACCTGCCAGACGACGAGGGCAGCACGGCGCTGCACTACGCGGCGCTGGG GAACCAGCCCGAGGCCGCCCGGGTGCTCCTGAGCTCGGGTTGCGGGGCCAACACTCTTAACGGCACCCGGAGCTCGGCTCTGCACGTGGCCGTGCAGaggggcttcctggaggtggtgaGGGTCCTCTGTGAGCGCGGCTGTGACGTCAACCTGCCC GACGCCCATGCTGACACGCCCCTGCACTGTGCCATCTCGGCGGGCACTGGCGCCAGCGGCATCGTGGAGGTCCTCACTGAGGTGCCGGGCATCGACGTCACTGCCACCAACAGCCAAGGCTTCACCCTGCTGCACCATGCATCCCTCAAAGGCCACACGCT AGCCGTCAGAAGGATTCTGGCGCGGGCCCGGCAGCTGGTGGACGCCAAGAAGGAGGATGGGTTCACAGCGCTGCACCTGGCCGCCCTGAACGACCACAGGGAGGTGGCCCAGGTTCTCATCCGAGAG ggccATTGTGATGTGAATGTTCGCAACCGTAAGCTCCAGTCTCCGCTGCACCTGGCTGTGCAGCAGGCCCATGTGGGGCTGGTGCCGCTGCTGGTGGACGCTGGCTGCAGCGTCAACGCCGAGGACGAAGAGGGGGACACAGCTCTGCATGTGGCACTGCAGCGTCACCAGCTGCTGCCCCTGGCGACTGATGGGGCCGGGGGGGACCCAGGGGCCTTGCAGCTGCTGTCAAGG CTACAGGCCTCGGGCCTTCCGGGCAGCGCGGAGCTGACGGCTGGCGCGGCGGTCGCCTGCTTCTTGGCGCTGGAGGGCGCCGACCTGAGCTACGCCAACCACCGCGGCCGGAGCCCGCTGGACCTGGCAGCTGAGGGCCGCCTGCTCAAAGCCCTGCAGGGCTGTGCCCAGCGCTTCCG GGAGCGGCaggctggcgggggcgggggcgcggcCCAGGGCCCAAGGCTGGCGCTCAGTGCCCCCAACACTGTGACCAACCTGCACGTCGCTGCGCCGTCCGGGCCCGAGGCCGCCGAGTGCCTGGTGTGCTCGGAGCTGGCGCTGTTGGTGCTGTTCTCGCCTTGCCAGCACCGCACGGTGTGTGAGG AGTGCGCCCGCAGGATGAAGAAGTGCATCAGGTGCCAGGCGGTCATCGGCAAGAAGCTGCGCCCAG ACGGCACGGAGGTGGTCagcgccgcctccgcccccggcCCACCGCGGCAGCTGGTGGAGGAGCTGCAGAGCCGCTACCGGCAGATGGAGGAGCGCATCACCTGCCCCATCTGCATCGACAGCCACATCCGCCTCGTGTTCCAGTGCGGTCACGGCGCCTGCGCGCCCTGCGGCGCTGCGCTCAGCGCCTGCCCCATCTGCCGCCAGCCCATCCGCGACCGCATCCAGATCTTCGTGTAG